Sequence from the Amaranthus tricolor cultivar Red isolate AtriRed21 chromosome 16, ASM2621246v1, whole genome shotgun sequence genome:
cctagagtaaacttgagtAACCCGAATACCCGATTACCTACAATAGTAGGTAATTCAACAAAatgtaaactgaaaattaatttaaaattagaggaaaatttttaaaatttacataaaaaattataaataataaaaaaacataatttttttaacattttttaacattttcttcgacattttattttaatttatctttttttaaaaatataaaacttgctatagcaagtcatcaggTTATCAAATTTACTCTAAGAAAATACCGttcaaagttggaattatccATAATTAATCAAAAGGTGGGAtcattgtaggaaaatcataaataggttggattattctaggtaagttttttaaaatttattaaattttaaggttttcaTCTGGATCTACACAGAAAGTGAATGGGAAGAACATTTGAAAACAGAGAGTATCCATCAAAAAAAGATAGTATAAAATACTATATgcatgcatttattagatatatatatttcttaataaacaacataaaaattagaaaattgatgacgacttttaaattttgtggaaatgactaattttttgataaaatactATATGCATGCATTTCTttgtaatattttcattttgattaattCTTAAGATTGAAGAAATTTTGCTTAGGATTTGAACCCAGTTAGCAATTTTAATTACATGggaattgaaattttgttattatttgatTGAGAAGGGGTGCGTAGGAAATAGCTATAGCGTCATTTAAGCAGGGAAATCAAGAGTCAAGCGGACATACAACTAATTTTGTCACTTATCcttaattttgataaaatgtCATCTTGTTATTGTTCCCATTATACTTTTTCCATTCTGAAATAGTTACCACATTTCGGTTAAGgtgttgttcatcattcaagcttattttatatattacggttaatatgtaagaaaaaatataattaagtgggatattatttgaataacgtaatcgcatattttcataatattaacttttttataatttttagatgtgtatagtttaatatataaatgaacaaaataacacattgaaaTGCATAAAAAGTCATATAGCAAATATCATGAATAGTATTGGTTGTAATTGTTGGTTTATTTGACTAGCTAGATGTATAAATCATTAAATCAGCTATTTAAGTAAGTTGTCATGGAGATGttcgataaaaaaaattaattattggtTGTTTGTTAGGAAAAAgaaatgatttaaaaatcttagctaataaaaaaaagttattgtattttttttgtcttagttAAAAGTCAGTTTTTCTGTTGACACTTAAAAATCATTGATTAAATATTGTTAACTTTCGTTTGTAGGTTTAGCcattcaaaaactaatcaaaaagctaataaaaaatatatttaccaaattaccattgaatttattattttacacAAATTATAAAGGCTTTCAAATATATTGTAGATTTgtagtaaattaaaaattatctaatgttatatatttctcttttctttataataattaatcaaatattAGGTACAAATATATTTGAATGCATAGAATTGATAGTCCTATGTTATTAAGAGATAGCTACTTTCCTTATTAGTCagtcttttttattttgatataatttttgtatgtataataattattattattattattttatttttatccacATATAATCTCTCTTTGAATTTATCCACATTTCATTTAAATAGTCtaaatatttgttgattttgatgCAAAGTCTCATTATTGCCATTTTTTGAGACGGAGGGAGCAGATATTATTTGCAATTGTTGGGCGGTTTATCTATTATTAAATCTTGATGCACAGAAAATTAAGCAGATAAatctatatattatagtatCTTTTTATTGTTCCTCAGGATTCATGCTAGTTTGTTTGGCGGTTAGGAAGtcgaatttaaaataaataataaaaggaactctaataaaaaaaaatgggctCAAATGggttcatttataattttgtttataaatatTCCTTGAAATCGACATATCACATTGAGTAAAAGTTTTTATAATGACTTACTTGCTTATTCCTCTAAATTATAATTAGACTATTGACAATTATAAATGTATAATAATGTATCATAATTCaagtagaaaaataataaaggccCATATAAAATCTGTTTTTAATCTagctattttatttttgtaaaagagCATGTTTAAAACCCGATCTATTTAAAGTCCAACATGTTTAAAGTCTGCATATGTACTACTATGTTTTGTGTTTTCTGTCTCAtgtttcttattttcttttgtaggaTTTTCTTTTGTAGGGTCTTCATATGCCAAGTAATGCTCTGAGTTGAGGGACTCTCTTCGATTGCAACATTCTCAGTATTTTAATATGCCTTTTTTCTATCCTCATCAGACCCTGCCTTAGATATGACTCAttggaataataataatgatcatcAATAACACTACCATCATTTAATACCAACCAATAAAAAGGTTAgaatataataatgaaaaaaaaaatagtagtaCGAGGTCGGATTCTACACTATATAAACGTATTGTCACATGTATTATGTATAGTAGATAACAAACACTTCTACAACAGAAATATATCAGTAAATTCAAGTGCCAAGCTACTTAAAAAATGGTAGAAATATATGATGAGTTAATGGACGATTCAATAAGCACCGAAGAATTAATGTTAGATcatcaaggaaaagaaaaacTCAGCTATAAAGATCTAAAGAAAAGAATGTGGAAAGAtcatatgtttatgaagaaattcaaagaatcagcaacaaaaaagaaaaaagtaacaAGTAATTCAAGAGGGGATACTTCAAACAATGCAGAATCGGAATCAAGCAGAAATGAAAAATCGAGGCGAAAAAAGCTCTTAAGAGCTCAAGATTCAATCTTGAAGTACATGGTAAAAATGATGGAAGTTTGCAATGCTAAAGGTTTTGTATATGGGATCATACCGGAAAAGGGAAAACCGATGACCGGATCATCGGATAGTTTAAGAGAATGGTGGAAAGAGACGATTAAGTTCGAGCAGAATGCACCGGAAAATGTGCAGCAGAGATTAGCAGTTTTTTCAAGTGATGCGGCCTCCTTTTTGCATTTGTTGCAGGAAATTCAGGATTCCACTTTAGGGTCGATTTTATCTGCACTTATGCAGCATTGTACGCCTCCTCAGAGGAGGTTTCCTCTTGATAGGGGGTTGCCACCCCCGTGGTGGCCCACGGGGGAAGAAGTTTGGTGGGGCCAACAAGGGGCGGTGGTTGTTGAACACGGGCCACCGCCTTATAGAAAGCCCCATGAACTTAAGAAGGCATGGAAAATAAGTGTTTTGTCTGCGGTAATTAAACATATGTCATCTGATTTGAACCATGCTTTATGGCTTGTTAAGAAATCTAAAAGTCTTCAAGCTAAGATGACGGCTAAGGATACTGCCTTGTGGTCGAAAATTATAGGTAAAGAAGCTCTTGTTGATGGTGATGACGATGATGGGGATGGAATTAGTTCTAATGAAAGCCTAATAATTCAGTCTGATATTCACGGTTGTGTTGGCGTGCACGGCCGTGCATTTAGTTCTAATGAAAGCCGAAGAATTCAATCCGATATGCACGACCGTGTTGAAGTGCATAACCGTGCAAATATGTGCAATCGTGCAGAAGAGCGCGACCATGTAGGAGAGATAAGAAAAACATTAGAATGGGTGAACAATAAGGATGTTACAATGgctacaaatgaagaatatCAAGAGACTTATAGCCAAAGACGAACAATTCAGTCTAATATGCACGATCGTGTTGACATGCACGACCGTGCAAACATGTGCAATCATGTAGAAGGGCGCGGTCGTACCGAAGAGGTAAGAACAACATTAGAATTAGTGAACAATAAGGATGTTATAATGACTACAAATGAAGAATATCAAGAGACTTATAGCGAAAGGCAAGTGTATGAGAAAATACATTATTGGGAAAATAGTTTTGCACATATGAATTTGGATACTCATTATCATCTTCATAATATGGACCTTAATAAATTTCCTATTCAAGAGCTTGAAGAAGATATGCATAAAGAAAATGAGTTTGTTGTAGGAACTTCTATTTGGGATCTTCCATATCAAGAgcctgatgatgatgattagtTGATTGATGGAATAAACAtcattatttttgcaattagtcaagttttatataagaaaattagtttacaatgataaagagtatatttttgttttctaattgCATTGTGAGTATTAGCTagagtttaattatttatttaagataAGAACAAAAGCTCACAAATATACAATGACAAAGTTAAATTAATGTGTTGGGGAGAGAGAATGACTTTGCAAGTAAAGATGCTCAAGTTTTAAAACATTTTGCAAACACTTTTGTTATGAAGTTTTAAAATTGACATCAAAAActctctttcattttaaaagtagttttaccaaatatttatatattttctcattgtcctttttaattttttttaatttatctctTTGATTTTGCATTATTATCCTTCTGAATGGTCtcacaatttttctttttatttatccaTAAGTGTTTTTTTCACTCATTTTTAATCACTTATTTATATCTTTCACTTGttttttcccttatttttcaactcaatttttcctttttactCATTTTCACCAAAAATAAACCATGTCAAATGAGAGAGACATAAAAAAGTAATCTCCGgtcaataaaaagttaaataactACAACCTAACTatcttaaaaattaatcacttcTCGGTtccttaaattaattttttttagcaaGGGGAAAGCTTAGGCAGTGACagtaaaaatcaaagtcataatTTTATCTAAAAAATTGACACATATTTAACTAAAACAAGACCTGATTATTTTACAAGagtgattttttaaaaacttagttttaaattttatttttaggtgTTTCCTTTCATAATGGTGAAGTGTCAAATGCAACCTTACCTTCTAAGCACCATATTAAGGTCCACGCTATTCAAATAATAGAGTATAGTAAACTATAGTCGGGTCTACCTTCAAGTCAACTAGGGTCAATTTAACGAGTAAACCACGCCAAACTAGATTGTGACCCCACATATCCTTTTGTTTTTGTCACCAATGAGTTCATTTTCATCTACTTGTTATAAGTTAgagcaaattattattattattattattttgcatAAATTAAATGGAAGCCTATATATAACAAAGATTATTATTACTcaacaaaaaaaagatttatattataataaattagtCTTGTTGTTTCAAATTattcacaattttaaatttaaaaaatattaaaaatacattttgttaAGTTTATCTATgtcattaaatttttattatttaaaaaataaattcatttaattctgTCCATTTAATAGGGCGGATGGACTATACCTAGCAGGCAATTCCATGAAAAACTCTATCTAAAACCTTGTTCTCACCgccttaaaatatataaatatatttagaaaaaaatataagtatttcatttttatgCCACTAAATGTAAAAATCCACTCTATGCATGATAATTGATACATgtgtatttatatttattgaaaattttacGCAAAATTATggtaaaatgaataattaaagaaatttctaaaaatacatGCGATGATCAAGtaatttatttactaatttattctCATAGTCAAaagaaaacaaactaaaaaagcAAGTTTCTAGATAATAATTtcctaaaatataaaaattaaaaaaaagttagtcAAACTCAAATCAAACACCAACCAGTATTAAACCCCCCTATTCCCACGCCATTATTAGTCAAATCTCTCATTTCCACCTTCCACTCAAATCcttatattattttcatataatttcgtccattaatatattatttaatctcACAAAAACcctacaaataaaataataaaaacctaaaattcataaattaatcctttttttttcttagccATGGCAAGACCTATACCAATATTATCATCACATCTTCCCATTCTTTTAATCCCATCTTTTtacataataataacatttttagcaattttaagcattttttccctagtaatatttttatgtgcatctcataaaaaatattataaggatGATTTAATCAAGAATAAGCTTACTATTAGTAGAAAGAATCTACTAAAAAGCTTATCAAAAGTGAACAATTTTAGTAATAAAGCTTTGTTGAATATGGTTTCATGGAGAAAACAAGATGTTCAACATAGAGATGATCATGatgattattatgatattaataattatgataatcatgattattttgttgttaATGATGATGGGTTTATTGGGGAAAATGCTGTTTGGAAGAAAACTATTATTAAAGGAGAAAAATGTAAGCCTCTTCAATTTTCTGGTAAGATTGAGTATGATTCTGAAGGTAATCTTTTGAATGGTAATCATAAAATTGTTGGGAATGATAAGAACAAGGTGATTAGCtctaataacaaagaggttattgTTTCTTAATTAATCTTAATCAATGTTAATCAACCCATATCCCGCACAAGTCAAAGTTCGAAAGAGAAAGGTAGTAGACAAATTATATCTGTGTCCCTTCCATAGAAAAGGCAGGAAAAAATGCATGCACTCAATACATTTTAGTGTTTATCTTAGTGATTAATTAATGAGTTTTTGTTTCGTAtgttgttagtttttttttaaataaagttgtcccaatttaactttatttaatgaGGTACGAAGAGTTGAGTGAAAGATTAACTGAAAATCGAACTTAAGATagtatttttatgatttaataaTTGGCTTACATGAGTTGTAAGCATGTATATAGATAAATAAGAGTTTAGAAGATTTGTACATGTATGATTTGCTTTAATAAAAATCATTGAGTATTTCTCAAATACAATCATGAGTACTTTTACTTCTATATCACAAGTTTGTTAGTTTAGATTTAtgattttattctaaaatactTCATTATGTACTCCCTTATTCCATCGAATTAACAACAATTTATATTTTGCCGCATTgcaacttaatttgtttttataatgttatatatatagcgatatttaatttaaatatcatcattttaaatttataatagtaaatatagtGAATTTAGTAATATTTATTATACCCTTtagtagtaaaataaaaaaaattatactataaCTTTTGCGGACATAGGttatagtgacatttctcataaatgtctttatagattataataacaattacatatgccattaaagaccaaataaaatgTCACAAAATCACAttatagtggaacttaaaataaaaccaacaattattacactaaaaatataaatttgtggcatttttttaatgtcactcAATTTAATAttgcaaaaagttaaatttattgtattgtgttttcttttataaaaattgaGAAAGATTACATTTAATTTCTTCTATTTTGCAGCAAAGATATTACAACTTTCATATAAAACGCACGGTACGAAAACCAAAAGAGAAAATACTATGATGACTTTTTGTAGCAAATTTTTCAGCCTATATATTGATAGTCATTTGTCATTGTCAATACAAGCATATGACCAACAACTTATGGTTTAATCTCTAAGTTTctatttgatattaatatttttaggcggctttattttcttttattttttaatatttatagttcttatatatttttcattaactttattttaacaatcTTATATAATGCATATGATTCTTACACATTTCACACTGATTTTAATTAACTTTATCttataaatatttttcattAGTCAATAAAAACTGATAGAGTATttataataagataaattatagttaattttttGCAGGCTAGACTCTCTACTTTGACAGCTGCGTATAAATTACAATAATAGCTATTCTTAAGAGATCGTCTCTCAATGGAACAACctcaatataaaaaatttatattcttataatttGTTTAATCTATGCAAAATGTGTCTCATAATAAAAGCGTCTCATATAACAATTACCGCTACAATAAAGATGGACCAAATTATCTTAGCCAACTTCATACAATAAGTGTATGAAGCTAGCAACCACTTTGACGACTgtgtacattttattttttatattatgatAAGTCTCCTCACACAAATGTCCATCTTTGATGCTTTTATAAATAGTTTGATTGTTAATATTAAATGATTGAAATTATCttgaaattataatttaatttagtttaaaattaaatgtaatttttgtcaaatatactcttaaatttagtttttcaaaattacaaccgctatctttatttttttcctaattatcCGCAATAAAAAATacttcttcaattttttttttatatggttTAAATTTTATCATTATTCGTTCAATTGAATAACTTTTGTTTCTTACACTCGATCCAAAAATACTTTCATTTATCATATACAGTCAGCAAGTATTTATATTTAATGGAAAATGTTAGGTGGTTGCTAGGTGGTGTAACCATGAGCACTTGTCTAATGAAAAATTGAACATATAAGAGTAGTAATAATGATAGATGAGAATCCTTAATCTCTACTGTATTTGTTTGTTGGTACTAAATGCTAGTAATGGTAATAATTTGAagtttaaattttcataaaatatattatatcgTTTTAATGGTATTAAagtttttatcataaaaaaagtTTTCTTTTTCACAGTTTTTCCATTATCATTTAATATCATTTCTCCAATAGAAacacattaaaatattataaaaaaattgaaatgaatcatacagaataataataatcattaaatCTTTTAAGAGATTTTTCATCATATAATATCGACAATCAAATAGGTCGCTACGCTACTGAGTCTAAGTTATAACCATAAGCTAATACATGACAGACTAGAGAGTCGAGACAAGAATTTatctaaaaatttgaaatctttaagttaaaaaatcaaaaaaattaaccaaataatataacttttaaatttattccaaaagtaagcgtgaaattttcaaacctgaggtttggggctgttcgcagttagtaactgcgaatagatcaaaaaagacaaaatagttattcgcagttagtaactgtgaacaactattttgacttgtttttgtggagcatgctgttcgcagttagtaactgcgaacaggtcaaatagttgttcgcagttgcTAACTGCGAAcatctattttgtcttttttgacctattcgcagttactaactgcgaacagccccaaagctcaggtttgagaatttcacACTTactttggaataagtttgaaatttagattatttggttcattttttttgattttttgacttaaagatttcaaattttcaatttatctctTATATGACGGAAAAGATGAGATAAAGCCCACTACAAAGTTGTCTAACCTTTAATGACTGAGTATACAACAATATACGGAAAGGGCCCACTTTCAACTATCTAGCCCAAACAAAAAGCCCATATAGTATTTACTTCACTGTTTATGGTTGTGACtcttttttcacaaattcttgtgagagacggttttttcaaaaaatcatctctaattgggccggcacataaagaataatgtaaaataagaatagacattaaatttttaaactGGCCCTAAGAGAGGTTTTACAGAAAGACGGTCTCTTAGAAAACCGGCTACTCTTTTATTATCTAGGGATGGATATGGCCTCTCATGGGTCCATGATTTTATTGAATTTGTTCCAAATCCATCCCTATTTTTAAAGTAAAGATCCATGTTTTTTAGACACAAAAAATTTGAGTCCGGTTCtagattaaaaaatataaaaaattaaattaatcatttttttttactataaaaTAAGTATCGTGGTAAGTCTTGACTCGTGAGTTCCATCaattttatatagaaaaatagtttatttactataaaatagtttttttgcTGTACATTTtagatttttcctttttttgttgcTTTTTACATAAACTCTTGTATGAGATAATTTAACTATGAATTGTACCTTATTTGTGAGTTAAATATGAGAATATCTATTTAAAATTATGTCACAAATGTATAACAATATAACTACAGTAATTTTTTATCACCTCTCAAATTGACTTAAGCTCGATTGACTCAAAACATTATGCAATATTAGAATATGCATTAATTTATAAAACTTCCACGAACCATAGACATGTACTGCTCGAGTCATGTGAACAACCCTTAACATTAATAGAGTACACATTAATGATAGTGCAATTTTCTATAATGAGTTGcatgttatttatttaattttcactCTACAAttctattaaatatttaatttgataGTTAATTGATATCTCAATatacaatattaaattttcttatatGAGAAATTTTTTAGACtagaacaatgaatgatgcagCATAAGTATAGATCATACTTTGCACTAAATATaactagggatgcaaacgggacGGGGCGGGTATTGAAATtctcatccccatccccatctgttaatgcaataTCCATCCCCAttcccatccccgcggcgggtataatttttttccccatTCCCGCCTCGATGGATTTGTACCTAAAAtcatccccgccccaccacccatccaaagtctcaaacaattaCTTAAATAGCTCATATACTGACTAGTCAGTAACTCAGTACATGTGCAACAAGTGAATAAGTGATATTGGGCTCATAATTTGTACAAAGCCCAATAGCTCATATActtaaataaatacatttttaatacTTGTACATCATACTATTCATAGTTTCATACATttataaatttgtatatttgtacatatcttgaggagggcggggcggggatggggcgggtatcacctaaaacccatccccatccccgcggtgggtatgaattttatacccgtacccgccccatgacccaccaaaccgggacccatccccgtcccatggggcgggtctcctaataaacccgccccgcctgcatccctaaaTATAACATTGGATA
This genomic interval carries:
- the LOC130803306 gene encoding putative ETHYLENE INSENSITIVE 3-like 4 protein, which translates into the protein MVEIYDELMDDSISTEELMLDHQGKEKLSYKDLKKRMWKDHMFMKKFKESATKKKKVTSNSRGDTSNNAESESSRNEKSRRKKLLRAQDSILKYMVKMMEVCNAKGFVYGIIPEKGKPMTGSSDSLREWWKETIKFEQNAPENVQQRLAVFSSDAASFLHLLQEIQDSTLGSILSALMQHCTPPQRRFPLDRGLPPPWWPTGEEVWWGQQGAVVVEHGPPPYRKPHELKKAWKISVLSAVIKHMSSDLNHALWLVKKSKSLQAKMTAKDTALWSKIIGKEALVDGDDDDGDGISSNESLIIQSDIHGCVGVHGRAFSSNESRRIQSDMHDRVEVHNRANMCNRAEERDHVGEIRKTLEWVNNKDVTMATNEEYQETYSQRRTIQSNMHDRVDMHDRANMCNHVEGRGRTEEVRTTLELVNNKDVIMTTNEEYQETYSERQVYEKIHYWENSFAHMNLDTHYHLHNMDLNKFPIQELEEDMHKENEFVVGTSIWDLPYQEPDDDD